The DNA window CGTGCTGCTGGTGTTTCTCGGCCTGCTGTTTATCCTGGACGCGATCAACGAACTCAGCAACAGCAACGCTTCCGCAACGTCCTTCGCGCATACCTTGCTGCTGGTGTCGCTGCAAATGCCGAGTCGTGCTTACCTGATCCTGCCGATCGCGGCCTTGACCGGAACGGTCTACGTGCTGGCCAGCCTTGCAGCCTCGAGCGAATTCACCGTCATGCGCATGTCGGGCTTGAGTCCCCTGCGCGCTTTGCAGCAGCTCTTGGGCATGGGGCTGCTGTTCTCGGTGTTGATTTTTTCCCTGGGAGAGTTCGCCGTGCCGTTGGCCGAGCGCGCGTCCGCAACCCTGCAAGCCAAGTCCGAAGGCGGGCAATTTGGCGGCACTTCGCTGAGTTCCGGTTTGTGGCTACGCAACCGCCAAAGCGGACAGGACGACCAGATGATCAATATCCGCAGCGTGTCCGCCAGCGGCGAGCTCCATGACGTGCACATCTACGTACTCGACGGTGCGACGCAACTGGTGCAAACCATCGACGCCGCCAGCGCGGTCTACCAGAACAGCGGCACCTGGCTGTTGCGTCAGGTGACCTCCATCCGTCTGCCAGGTCAGGCCGGGCAGACGATACAGATCAAGCAGCTGGCCGATCTGCCCTGGCAGACCTCGGTCTCTCCCAGCGTGCTGAATGTTCTGCTGTTGAGCCCGGACCATATGTCCGTGGTCGATTTGTGGCGCTACGTCAACCATCTCCGGGCCAATGGTCAGGCGGTGCAGCGCGACGAAATCGCGCTGTGGCGCAAGCTGCTCTATCCCTTCAGCGCGGTGGTGATGATGTTGCTGGCGCTGCCCTTCGCTTATCTTCATGCCCGCTCCGGGCAGATCAGTTGGAAGGTGTTCGGCGGCATCATGCTGGGCATCAGCTTCATCCTGATGAACACGCTCACATCGCGCCTGGGCCTGCTGGCCAGCTGGCCCACCTGGCTGGCCGCCGCCCTGCCCTACATGCTCTACGGCAGCGCGGCCTTGGGCTATTTCCTCTGGCGGGTTCAATACCGCTGAACCACGCCCGCACTGCTCCACAACCCGCGCGCCACAGGCCAAGCCGCCATGAATCTGCACCAGTTCCGCTTCCTGCAAGAGGCCGTACGCCGCAACTTCAACCTGAGCGAAACCGCGCGCGCGCTGTTCACCTCGCAGCCCGGCGTGTCCAAAGCCATCATCGAGCTGGAAGACGAGCTGGGGGTGGAAATCTTCAGCCGCCACGGCAAGCGCATTCGCAAGCTCACGGCGCCCGGCGAGG is part of the Thiomonas sp. X19 genome and encodes:
- the lptG gene encoding LPS export ABC transporter permease LptG; this encodes MRTLRRYLFLQIAAASGLVLLVFLGLLFILDAINELSNSNASATSFAHTLLLVSLQMPSRAYLILPIAALTGTVYVLASLAASSEFTVMRMSGLSPLRALQQLLGMGLLFSVLIFSLGEFAVPLAERASATLQAKSEGGQFGGTSLSSGLWLRNRQSGQDDQMINIRSVSASGELHDVHIYVLDGATQLVQTIDAASAVYQNSGTWLLRQVTSIRLPGQAGQTIQIKQLADLPWQTSVSPSVLNVLLLSPDHMSVVDLWRYVNHLRANGQAVQRDEIALWRKLLYPFSAVVMMLLALPFAYLHARSGQISWKVFGGIMLGISFILMNTLTSRLGLLASWPTWLAAALPYMLYGSAALGYFLWRVQYR